In the genome of Phyllobacterium zundukense, one region contains:
- the efeB gene encoding iron uptake transporter deferrochelatase/peroxidase subunit → MATNDNKLVTTRRNVLFGVGAAGSALATGLTTARAAEKQGGQVTDAPVSDKTQERQSFYGLHQAGIVTPRPAAGMIASFHVLAETPADVERLFRTLSSRIAFLMQGGTPPELDDKLPPADSGLLGPVVPPDNLTITVSLGSSFFDDRDWLAPHKPARLSRMKAFRNDALDADLCHGDLALQISANTPDTNIHALRDVLKNLPDLMVLRWKQEGSVPVLPPKSDGTHESARNFLGFRDGSANPDARDAALMDKIVWVPENGTEPDWTRGGSYQAVRIIRNFVERWDRTPLGEQERIIGRKKATGAPHGGGNTEHDVPDYSKDPEGTVTPLDAHIRLANFRTKASEANLILRRPFNYSNGVSKSGQLEQGLLFICYQADLEKGFITVQRQLDGEPLEEYIKPIGGGFFFTPPGPQDESDFVGRTLLEAAGHDVIRKS, encoded by the coding sequence ATGGCAACCAACGACAACAAACTGGTGACAACACGGCGCAACGTGCTTTTCGGCGTCGGTGCCGCAGGCAGCGCCCTGGCCACCGGACTGACCACGGCACGCGCGGCGGAAAAGCAGGGCGGACAGGTCACCGATGCGCCGGTGAGCGACAAGACGCAGGAACGCCAGTCATTCTATGGTCTGCACCAGGCGGGTATCGTCACACCGCGCCCGGCTGCAGGCATGATCGCATCGTTTCATGTACTGGCGGAAACGCCGGCAGACGTGGAGCGCCTGTTCCGGACGCTGTCGAGCCGTATCGCCTTCCTCATGCAGGGCGGCACACCGCCAGAACTGGACGACAAGCTGCCGCCGGCGGATTCGGGACTGCTGGGGCCGGTGGTTCCGCCGGACAATCTGACCATCACTGTTTCGCTCGGTTCATCGTTCTTCGACGACCGCGACTGGCTGGCGCCGCACAAACCTGCGCGTCTTTCGCGCATGAAGGCGTTCCGCAATGACGCGCTGGATGCCGATCTGTGCCACGGCGACCTGGCGTTGCAGATCAGCGCTAACACGCCCGATACGAACATTCACGCCTTGCGCGACGTCCTGAAAAACCTGCCGGATCTGATGGTGCTTCGCTGGAAACAGGAAGGCTCGGTGCCTGTCCTGCCGCCGAAATCGGACGGAACCCATGAAAGCGCGCGCAATTTCCTCGGCTTTCGTGACGGTTCGGCCAATCCCGACGCGAGGGATGCCGCGCTGATGGACAAGATCGTCTGGGTGCCGGAGAACGGGACCGAGCCTGACTGGACGCGCGGCGGCTCTTATCAGGCAGTGCGCATCATCCGTAATTTCGTCGAACGCTGGGACCGCACGCCGCTCGGCGAGCAGGAACGCATCATCGGCCGCAAGAAGGCGACGGGGGCGCCGCACGGCGGCGGAAATACCGAGCATGATGTGCCTGACTATTCCAAGGATCCGGAAGGGACGGTAACGCCGCTCGACGCGCACATAAGGCTTGCCAATTTTCGCACCAAGGCTTCCGAGGCAAACCTCATTCTTCGCCGCCCGTTCAACTATTCGAACGGAGTGAGCAAATCCGGTCAGCTCGAACAGGGGCTCTTGTTCATCTGCTATCAGGCGGATCTGGAGAAGGGCTTCATCACGGTGCAGCGCCAGCTCGATGGCGAGCCGCTCGAGGAATATATCAAGCCGATTGGCGGCGGCTTTTTCTTCACGCCACCCGGCCCGCAGGACGAAAGCGATTTTGTCGGCCGGACACTATTGGAAGCAGCGGGCCACGACGTGATCCGCAAATCTTAA
- the efeO gene encoding iron uptake system protein EfeO, giving the protein MTQTAGSSSPRPSSQKLMKLAVAGAALLVVAGGVAFYYASKGLKSAGSGEAITVTINDSACDPNEITVPAGRSTFTIVNKSNRALEWEILDGVMVLEERENIVPGFTQTMQAKLKAGTYEITCGLLNNPRGTLHVTPSAESEAEAARPALVSFIGPLAEFQVFMAMQANSLVKATQALDDAIKAGDLEKAREFYQKARAPYKQIEPMADLFADLHNAIDPVADYLEKREEDAGFTGFHRIEYGLYAKNSLDGLAPVSGKLLADVTALKDRIRGLRIPPEQIAKGAGRLVGQIADTKIAAGDDHYAQTDLADFEANIAGVSRMMALLKPVAVQAAPQVVADIDSRLTDTGSALTALKGPGGYPAYDKVDADSRKALAQKMQGLAEAIGKLNAAVGLE; this is encoded by the coding sequence ATGACGCAAACCGCCGGCTCCAGTTCTCCCCGCCCTTCATCGCAAAAGCTGATGAAGCTGGCGGTTGCCGGGGCCGCTCTTCTCGTCGTTGCAGGCGGCGTGGCCTTCTACTACGCGTCGAAAGGTTTGAAATCGGCGGGTTCAGGCGAGGCAATCACTGTCACGATCAACGACAGCGCATGCGATCCCAACGAGATTACGGTTCCAGCCGGGCGTTCGACATTCACCATCGTCAACAAATCCAATCGCGCGCTTGAGTGGGAAATCCTCGACGGTGTGATGGTTCTGGAAGAGCGCGAGAATATCGTGCCGGGCTTTACCCAGACGATGCAGGCAAAACTGAAGGCCGGAACTTACGAGATCACCTGCGGCCTGCTCAACAATCCGCGCGGAACCTTGCACGTCACGCCATCGGCCGAGTCCGAAGCGGAGGCTGCACGGCCGGCGCTGGTATCGTTTATCGGTCCGCTGGCCGAATTCCAGGTGTTCATGGCGATGCAGGCGAATTCGCTGGTGAAGGCGACGCAGGCTCTCGATGACGCGATCAAGGCTGGCGATCTGGAGAAGGCACGCGAGTTCTACCAGAAAGCGCGTGCTCCCTATAAGCAGATCGAACCGATGGCCGACCTCTTCGCCGATCTGCACAACGCCATCGATCCGGTGGCGGACTACCTCGAAAAGCGCGAGGAGGATGCGGGTTTCACCGGCTTCCATCGTATCGAATACGGTCTCTACGCCAAGAACAGCCTTGACGGGCTGGCACCGGTCTCAGGCAAGCTGCTGGCCGACGTGACGGCGCTGAAGGACCGGATACGCGGCCTGCGCATTCCGCCCGAGCAGATCGCCAAGGGCGCGGGTCGGCTTGTCGGGCAGATTGCCGATACGAAGATCGCCGCCGGTGACGATCACTACGCGCAGACCGATCTTGCCGATTTCGAGGCCAATATTGCGGGGGTTTCGCGAATGATGGCGCTCTTGAAGCCGGTTGCGGTGCAGGCGGCGCCACAGGTGGTGGCCGATATCGACAGCCGCCTGACAGATACCGGCAGCGCGTTGACTGCGCTCAAAGGTCCGGGAGGGTACCCGGCCTACGACAAGGTGGACGCGGATAGCCGCAAGGCACTGGCGCAGAAGATGCAAGGGCTGGCCGAGGCGATCGGCAAGCTCAATGCGGCCGTAGGACTGGAGTAA
- the efeU gene encoding iron uptake transporter permease EfeU yields the protein MLVPFLIMLREGIEAALIVGIVASYLKQTGRGEWMPAVWVGILLAIALSLFVGAGLQMVSAEFPQKAQEFFEAIVGLIAVIVLSSMVFWMRKAARSIKSDLHHSIDSAFSHSTGQAPALIAMVFFAVAREGLESVFFLLAIFQQSTNNDAPLGALLGILVSIVLGYGIYMGGIRLNLRRFFFWTGLFILVVAAGILAGTLRHFHEAGVWNSLQTIVIDLSGALPVSSPLGTLLSGMFGYQDMPTLGEVIVYVTFLAISIFMFLRPAGSRTTAAQPSH from the coding sequence ATGCTGGTTCCATTCCTGATAATGCTGCGTGAGGGCATCGAGGCGGCTCTGATCGTGGGCATTGTCGCGAGCTATCTGAAGCAGACTGGTCGAGGTGAATGGATGCCGGCAGTTTGGGTCGGGATTCTGCTTGCCATTGCGCTGTCGCTCTTCGTCGGAGCCGGGCTGCAGATGGTCAGCGCCGAGTTCCCCCAGAAGGCACAGGAATTCTTCGAGGCCATTGTCGGGCTCATTGCCGTCATCGTTTTGTCGTCGATGGTATTCTGGATGCGCAAGGCGGCCCGCTCGATCAAATCCGACCTGCATCATTCGATCGACTCGGCGTTTTCGCATTCGACAGGACAGGCGCCTGCGCTGATTGCCATGGTGTTCTTCGCCGTGGCCCGCGAAGGGCTCGAATCGGTATTCTTCCTTCTCGCCATTTTCCAGCAGAGCACCAACAACGATGCGCCGCTTGGCGCGCTTCTCGGCATTCTGGTGTCGATCGTGCTTGGCTACGGCATCTATATGGGCGGTATTCGCCTCAACCTGCGCCGGTTCTTCTTCTGGACGGGTCTTTTCATACTGGTGGTCGCGGCCGGGATATTGGCGGGCACATTGCGCCATTTCCACGAGGCGGGTGTCTGGAACAGTCTCCAGACGATTGTCATCGACCTGAGCGGCGCGCTGCCGGTCAGCAGCCCATTGGGTACGTTGCTCTCCGGAATGTTCGGTTACCAGGACATGCCGACACTGGGTGAAGTCATCGTCTATGTCACCTTCCTTGCCATCAGCATCTTCATGTTCCTGCGTCCAGCGGGCAGTCGAACAACTGCCGCCCAACCGTCTCATTGA
- a CDS encoding ABC transporter ATP-binding protein, with protein MAGRLEVKGLSAGYGPTRVLEDISFTAEAGSRIAVLGRNGVGKTTLFATLAGQTRRYDGTIKLGDADLTHMESSARARSGLGFVPQSRSIFPSLTVEENLFVGLKGRPRSALQEAYDMFPRLYERRANSGAKLSGGEQQMLSTARTILGKPTVLLLDEPLEGLAPVICEELMAAFSQLASSGEMTILLVEQRIQSALDFAERVIILERGRIVWDGSSEQLAGDRDTVDQLLGVASVAG; from the coding sequence ATGGCAGGGCGGCTTGAAGTCAAAGGTCTGAGCGCCGGTTACGGCCCAACCCGGGTCCTCGAAGATATTTCCTTCACCGCCGAGGCTGGTTCGCGCATCGCGGTGCTTGGGCGAAACGGCGTCGGCAAGACGACATTGTTTGCAACGCTTGCGGGGCAGACACGGCGCTATGACGGCACGATCAAACTGGGCGACGCGGACCTCACCCACATGGAAAGCTCCGCCAGGGCCCGGAGCGGGCTTGGCTTCGTACCGCAATCACGCAGTATCTTTCCATCGCTGACCGTCGAAGAGAACCTCTTCGTCGGGTTGAAGGGAAGGCCGCGGAGCGCGTTGCAGGAGGCCTACGACATGTTCCCGCGACTCTATGAGCGGCGGGCGAATTCCGGGGCAAAACTTTCCGGGGGCGAACAGCAGATGCTCTCGACCGCCCGCACCATTCTCGGCAAGCCGACTGTGCTCTTGCTCGATGAACCGCTTGAAGGGCTGGCGCCGGTCATATGCGAGGAACTGATGGCGGCGTTTTCGCAACTCGCCTCGAGCGGCGAGATGACCATCCTGCTCGTCGAGCAGCGTATCCAGAGCGCTCTCGATTTTGCCGAACGGGTGATCATTCTCGAACGCGGGCGCATCGTATGGGATGGTTCGTCGGAGCAACTGGCGGGCGATCGCGATACGGTCGATCAATTGCTCGGCGTGGCGAGCGTTGCAGGTTAG
- a CDS encoding ABC transporter ATP-binding protein, whose product MSALFEVDHLQKAFGGLNVTRDVSLALGKGDRVALIGPNGAGKTTFVNLVTGHLRPDSGQVLMGGEDISRFNPMRRVRAGLVRSFQVTRLFAEMTPEEHVALAILQRQGKSGRMAGSFQAMPDVMRETYEILETLNLAALARVPVSEIAYGQQRLLEIALALALRPKVLLLDEPAAGVPHSDTFLIENALAQLPADLAVLMIEHDMDLVFRFAKRVIVLAAGEIIFDGLPADATNDLRVREAYLGGYANGRAA is encoded by the coding sequence ATGAGTGCGCTCTTCGAGGTCGATCATCTGCAGAAGGCCTTTGGCGGGCTGAACGTCACGCGCGATGTCTCGCTGGCGCTGGGCAAGGGTGACCGCGTGGCGCTGATAGGCCCGAACGGCGCCGGGAAAACCACCTTCGTCAATCTGGTAACCGGCCATTTGCGTCCGGACTCCGGACAGGTCCTGATGGGCGGCGAAGACATTTCGAGGTTCAATCCGATGAGGCGTGTGCGAGCCGGGCTGGTTCGCTCGTTTCAGGTGACACGGCTTTTTGCCGAGATGACCCCGGAAGAACATGTGGCGCTGGCGATCCTGCAGCGGCAAGGCAAGTCCGGGCGGATGGCTGGTTCCTTTCAGGCCATGCCGGACGTGATGCGCGAAACCTATGAAATTCTCGAGACGCTCAACCTGGCGGCGCTGGCACGGGTTCCCGTCAGCGAGATCGCCTATGGGCAACAGCGCCTTCTGGAAATTGCGCTGGCGCTGGCGCTTCGACCGAAGGTGCTGTTGCTCGACGAACCCGCCGCGGGCGTGCCGCACAGCGATACGTTTCTGATCGAGAATGCATTGGCGCAACTGCCCGCCGATCTCGCGGTGCTGATGATCGAGCATGACATGGATCTGGTTTTTCGTTTTGCCAAGAGGGTGATCGTGCTGGCGGCTGGCGAAATCATCTTCGACGGCCTGCCCGCCGATGCAACGAATGATTTGCGGGTGCGCGAGGCCTATCTCGGAGGGTATGCCAATGGCAGGGCGGCTTGA
- a CDS encoding branched-chain amino acid ABC transporter permease yields the protein MSAGASVTAIPAQNRGWQRDLLGIAVILVAAMAGYFLFPNNLALLTRMIAIMLLVLSLDLVTGYCGVATLGHAALFGSGAYAAGIAAAHFGITEPLTMIAIGAVGGALAGLISGVVILRGHGLAQLVLSIAIIHLFQEAANKASEYTGGSDGLSGISPDPILGVFEFDLWGRTAYVFGVVLLVLVFILLRILVRSPFGMLCRGIRQDPVRVSAMGASVKLTLIKMYVISGLVAGVGGAFNAVSTQVVGLDSLSFTNSAEALVMLVLGGVGSLYGALIGTIAFVWIEDLVSAANPFHWLTIVGALLIAVVLFAPKGLYGTAATLVERHRRGGK from the coding sequence ATGAGCGCCGGGGCATCTGTCACGGCGATTCCTGCCCAAAACAGGGGCTGGCAGCGCGACCTCCTTGGCATCGCCGTCATATTGGTTGCGGCCATGGCCGGATACTTCTTGTTTCCCAACAATCTGGCGCTACTGACGCGCATGATCGCGATCATGCTTCTCGTCCTGTCGCTCGATCTGGTGACCGGATATTGCGGCGTTGCGACGCTCGGCCACGCCGCACTCTTCGGCAGTGGCGCCTATGCGGCCGGAATCGCCGCGGCGCATTTCGGGATCACCGAACCGCTCACGATGATCGCTATCGGTGCGGTTGGCGGTGCTCTGGCGGGGCTGATTTCGGGCGTCGTCATCCTGCGCGGACATGGCCTCGCCCAGCTTGTTTTGTCTATCGCCATCATCCACCTCTTCCAGGAGGCGGCCAACAAGGCATCGGAATATACCGGAGGCAGCGATGGGCTTTCCGGCATCTCGCCCGATCCCATCCTCGGCGTCTTCGAGTTCGATCTCTGGGGCCGTACCGCCTACGTTTTTGGCGTCGTCCTGCTCGTCCTTGTATTCATACTCTTGCGCATTCTGGTTCGCTCACCCTTCGGCATGCTTTGCCGGGGTATCCGGCAGGATCCTGTCCGCGTCAGCGCAATGGGCGCGTCGGTCAAGCTTACCCTGATCAAGATGTACGTGATCTCGGGATTGGTCGCGGGTGTCGGCGGCGCCTTCAACGCGGTATCGACACAGGTCGTCGGCCTCGACAGCCTGAGTTTCACCAATTCCGCCGAAGCGCTGGTCATGCTGGTTCTGGGCGGCGTCGGCTCGCTTTACGGGGCGCTGATCGGCACGATAGCCTTTGTCTGGATCGAGGATCTTGTCTCTGCCGCCAATCCGTTCCATTGGCTGACGATCGTTGGCGCACTGCTGATTGCCGTCGTGCTGTTTGCGCCCAAGGGCCTTTATGGCACGGCCGCGACCCTCGTCGAGCGACACAGGCGAGGTGGCAAATGA
- a CDS encoding branched-chain amino acid ABC transporter permease has protein sequence MQTFFSIGVDALAYGMILFIISIGLSVTMGLMRVINLAHGAFAMIGGYIASYAARDLGLGYGLAIVIAVLGTIIIAVPLERFLYRRIYGAPELTQVLMTIGITFCVIGLANYVFGPTLKTIPLPAGLQGPVDIGFRTIAAHKLFAIGCGVVVALGLWYLIERTSFGVKLRASVDNTAMAAALGVRTKIVYAASFALAVGLAAFGGVIGAELLPVEPYYALRYMVTFLVVVSVGGAGSIPGALIACLLLGAIDTTGRYLVPEYGEFFFYLAVIAIVWVFPRGLMGRAK, from the coding sequence ATGCAGACGTTCTTCAGCATTGGCGTCGACGCCCTGGCCTACGGGATGATCCTGTTCATCATCTCGATTGGCCTGTCGGTGACGATGGGCCTGATGCGGGTGATCAACCTAGCCCACGGCGCATTCGCCATGATCGGCGGCTATATCGCTTCCTATGCGGCGCGCGATCTCGGGCTTGGCTATGGCCTGGCTATCGTGATTGCGGTGCTCGGCACGATCATCATTGCTGTTCCGCTGGAACGTTTTCTCTACCGACGGATTTACGGCGCGCCGGAATTGACGCAGGTGCTGATGACCATCGGCATCACCTTTTGCGTCATCGGCCTCGCCAATTATGTGTTTGGTCCCACGCTGAAGACAATCCCCCTCCCCGCTGGACTGCAAGGTCCCGTCGATATCGGTTTTCGTACCATCGCGGCGCACAAGCTCTTTGCCATCGGCTGCGGCGTGGTTGTCGCGTTGGGGCTTTGGTATCTGATCGAGCGCACATCCTTTGGTGTCAAACTGCGTGCCTCGGTGGACAATACGGCGATGGCGGCGGCGCTCGGCGTTCGCACCAAGATCGTCTATGCAGCAAGTTTCGCGCTTGCTGTTGGCCTTGCCGCTTTTGGCGGAGTGATCGGTGCGGAACTGTTGCCGGTCGAACCCTATTACGCCCTGCGTTACATGGTGACGTTTCTTGTCGTCGTTTCGGTCGGCGGCGCGGGCTCCATCCCTGGCGCGCTGATCGCCTGCCTGCTGCTCGGCGCCATCGATACAACGGGGCGCTACCTCGTGCCGGAATATGGCGAGTTCTTCTTCTATCTCGCGGTAATCGCCATCGTCTGGGTGTTTCCACGGGGTCTGATGGGAAGAGCCAAATGA
- the pcaG gene encoding protocatechuate 3,4-dioxygenase subunit alpha — protein MQQLGYLKETPSQTAGPYVHIGCTPNFCEITGVYESDLGISMVNDKTLGERITLRGRVFDGTGTPLRDALLEIWQADSKGLYNSPSELRGTVDPNFTGWGRCPTDMETAEYRFETVKPGQVPFKDGRMMAPHVTVWIVARGINIGLQTRIYFDDEKEANDKDPILQRIEHRNRVPTLIAKRDGSSYVFDIYLQGDKETIFFDV, from the coding sequence GTGCAACAATTGGGTTACCTCAAAGAAACGCCGTCGCAGACAGCGGGACCTTACGTCCATATCGGCTGCACGCCGAATTTCTGTGAGATTACAGGTGTTTACGAGAGCGATCTTGGTATCTCAATGGTCAATGACAAAACGCTGGGCGAGCGAATTACCCTCCGTGGGCGGGTTTTCGACGGCACCGGGACGCCATTGCGTGACGCCTTGCTTGAGATATGGCAGGCCGACAGCAAGGGGCTCTACAACAGTCCATCCGAGTTGCGCGGCACCGTCGATCCCAATTTTACCGGGTGGGGACGCTGCCCGACGGACATGGAGACGGCCGAATATCGCTTTGAAACCGTTAAGCCGGGTCAGGTTCCCTTCAAGGACGGGCGGATGATGGCGCCGCATGTCACGGTCTGGATCGTAGCGCGGGGGATCAACATAGGGTTGCAAACACGGATCTATTTCGACGACGAGAAAGAGGCGAATGACAAGGACCCGATCCTGCAACGCATCGAGCATCGCAATCGCGTCCCGACGCTGATCGCGAAACGCGATGGATCGAGCTATGTCTTTGATATCTATCTGCAAGGCGACAAGGAAACGATCTTCTTTGATGTGTAA
- the pcaH gene encoding protocatechuate 3,4-dioxygenase subunit beta, giving the protein MSNRKPETGAFFQRDRQWHPPAYTPEYKTSVVRSPQRALISFDNTLSEITGPVFGHSMLGELDADLIYNYAQPGESAIGQRIIVHGRVVDERGKGVAGALLEFWQANAGGRYRHKREGYLAALDPNFGGCGRTITDEDGYYRFRTVKPGAYPWPNGVNDWRPAHIHFSVFGHGFAQRLITQMYFEGDPMIWNCPIVKSIPDKAAIEQLIAALDMNNTIPMDARAYKFDIVLRGRRSTLFENRMEGN; this is encoded by the coding sequence ATGTCCAACAGGAAGCCGGAAACCGGCGCATTCTTTCAGCGGGACAGGCAGTGGCACCCGCCAGCCTATACGCCAGAGTACAAGACGAGCGTCGTGCGTTCGCCGCAGAGAGCGTTGATTTCATTCGATAATACACTCTCGGAGATCACCGGGCCGGTGTTCGGCCATTCGATGCTGGGCGAGCTCGATGCCGATCTCATCTACAATTATGCGCAGCCCGGCGAGAGCGCGATCGGGCAGCGCATTATTGTTCACGGCAGAGTTGTAGACGAGCGCGGCAAGGGGGTTGCCGGCGCACTCCTGGAATTCTGGCAGGCCAATGCCGGCGGACGCTATCGGCACAAGCGCGAGGGATATCTTGCGGCGCTCGATCCCAATTTTGGCGGATGTGGCCGTACCATCACCGACGAGGACGGCTACTACCGTTTTCGCACGGTCAAGCCGGGGGCATATCCTTGGCCGAACGGCGTGAATGACTGGCGCCCGGCGCATATCCACTTCTCGGTATTCGGCCACGGTTTCGCGCAGAGGTTGATTACCCAGATGTACTTCGAGGGCGATCCGATGATCTGGAATTGCCCGATCGTCAAATCCATTCCGGACAAGGCAGCAATAGAACAGCTCATCGCGGCGCTCGATATGAACAACACCATTCCGATGGATGCGCGTGCCTATAAATTCGATATCGTGTTGCGCGGCCGCCGCTCGACTCTGTTCGAAAACCGCATGGAGGGCAACTGA
- the pcaC gene encoding 4-carboxymuconolactone decarboxylase has translation MTSADVPSRRYAEGMATRRIVLGDGHVDRAEANKTDFDKPFQELITEAAWGHVWSRPGWTKRQRSIVTIALLAALGQDEELVMHIKATANSGATQDDICEALLHVAIYAGVPAANHAIKLAKQIYKDLAAAEKTA, from the coding sequence ATGACGTCTGCAGACGTTCCTTCCCGTCGCTATGCCGAAGGCATGGCAACACGCCGGATCGTCCTCGGCGATGGGCATGTTGATCGCGCCGAGGCGAACAAGACGGACTTTGACAAGCCATTTCAAGAGCTTATCACTGAAGCTGCCTGGGGGCATGTCTGGTCGCGGCCAGGCTGGACGAAGCGGCAGCGCTCGATTGTGACCATCGCGCTGTTGGCGGCATTGGGCCAGGACGAGGAATTGGTCATGCATATCAAGGCGACCGCGAACTCTGGCGCGACTCAGGATGATATTTGCGAGGCACTGCTGCACGTTGCAATCTATGCGGGTGTTCCGGCGGCCAACCATGCGATTAAATTGGCGAAGCAGATCTATAAAGACCTCGCTGCGGCCGAAAAGACAGCCTGA